One Castanea sativa cultivar Marrone di Chiusa Pesio chromosome 4, ASM4071231v1 DNA window includes the following coding sequences:
- the LOC142630713 gene encoding serine/threonine-protein kinase AFC2 isoform X3 yields MIKVATVMHELRLIHTDLKPENILLVSSDYVKVPDYKDYKNSSRSPKDGSYFKRVPKSSAIKVIDFGSTTYERQEQTYIVSTRHYRAPEVILGLGWSYPCDVWSVGCILVELCTGEALFQTHENLEHLAMMERVLGPLPQHMLKRVDRHAEKYIRRGRLDWPDGATSRESIKAVTKLPRLQNLIMEHVDHSAGDLIHLLQGLLRYDPLDRLKARDALRHPFFSRDHLRR; encoded by the exons ATGATAAAGGTGGCAACCG TTATGCATGAGTTGCGATTGATTCATACTGACTTGAAGCCAGAGAATATTCTTTTAGTATCATCGGATTATGTTAAAGTTCCTGATTACAAGGACTATAAG AATTCTTCTCGATCACCAAAGGATGGTTCATACTTTAAAAGAGTGCCAAAGTCAAGTGCCATTAAGGTGATTGATTTTGGTAGTACAACCTATGAACGTCAAGAGCAGACCTATATTGTATCCACACGACATTACCGTGCACCTGAGGTGATTCTAG GACTTGGATGGAGTTATCCCTGTGATGTATGGAGTGTTGGCTGCATCTTGGTGGAATTATGCACG GGTGAGGCATTGTTTCAAACTCATGAGAATTTGGAGCACCTGGCAATGATGGAGAGGGTGCTTGGCCCATTGCCCCAGCACATGTTGAAGAGAGTAGA CCGACATGCGGAGAAGTATATTAGGAGAGGTAGATTGGATTGGCCAGATGGTGCTACCTCAAGAGAGAGTATTAAAGCTGTAACAAAGCTCCCTCGTCTTCAG AACCTGATAATGGAGCATGTTGATCATTCAGCTGGGGATCTCATTCATCTATTGCAGGGATTGCTTAGATATGATCCGTTAGATAGGTTGAAAGCTCGGGATGCCCTTAGACATCCCTTCTTTTCTAGGGATCATCTGAGGAGATGA
- the LOC142630713 gene encoding serine/threonine-protein kinase AFC2 isoform X1: MEMERVTEFPHTHMDRRPTKRARLGWDVLPQPSKAQVGMFCGQEVGSLTSYAPSRAPSDLTTNSSLYEKGVARNGSPPRRDDDKDGHYMFELGENLTSRYKIHSKMGEGTFGQVLECWDRERKEMVAIKIVRGIKKYREAAMIEIEMLQQLGKHDKGGNRCVQIRNWFDYRNHICIVFEKLGPSLYDFLRKNNYRSFPIDLVREIGRQLLECVAFMHELRLIHTDLKPENILLVSSDYVKVPDYKDYKNSSRSPKDGSYFKRVPKSSAIKVIDFGSTTYERQEQTYIVSTRHYRAPEVILGLGWSYPCDVWSVGCILVELCTGEALFQTHENLEHLAMMERVLGPLPQHMLKRVDRHAEKYIRRGRLDWPDGATSRESIKAVTKLPRLQNLIMEHVDHSAGDLIHLLQGLLRYDPLDRLKARDALRHPFFSRDHLRR, from the exons ATGGAGATGGAGCGCGTGACAGAGTTTCCTCACACGCACATGGATCGGCGACCCACCAAGAGGGCGCGTTTGGGTTGGGATGTTCTTCCTCAGCCTTCAAAG GCTCAGGTAGGAATGTTTTGTGGACAAGAGGTTGGGAGTCTGACAAGCTATGCACCTTCAAGAGCACCCTCAGACCTTACCACTAATTCTTCTCTTTATGAAAAGGGAGTGGCTCGAAATGGTTCTCCCCCAAGGCGAGATGATGACAAAGATGGGCATTACATGTTTGAGCTTGGAGAAAATTTAACTTCTCGCT ATAAAATCCACAGCAAAATGGGTGAAGGTACGTTTGGTCAGGTATTGGAGTGCTGGGatagagaaaggaaagaaatggTTGCCATCAAAATAGTCCGTGGAATCAAGAAGTATCGTGAAGCAGCTATGATAGAAATTGAAATGCTGCAACAACTTGGTAAACATGATAAAGGTGGCAACCG TTGTGTTCAAATACGGAACTGGTTTGACTATCGTAACCATATCTGTATT GTGTTTGAGAAGCTTGGACCAAGTTTATACGATTTTCTACGGAAAAACAATTATCGCTCATTTCCCATTGATCTTGTCCGTGAGATTGGCAGACAACTGTTGGAATGTGTTGCAT TTATGCATGAGTTGCGATTGATTCATACTGACTTGAAGCCAGAGAATATTCTTTTAGTATCATCGGATTATGTTAAAGTTCCTGATTACAAGGACTATAAG AATTCTTCTCGATCACCAAAGGATGGTTCATACTTTAAAAGAGTGCCAAAGTCAAGTGCCATTAAGGTGATTGATTTTGGTAGTACAACCTATGAACGTCAAGAGCAGACCTATATTGTATCCACACGACATTACCGTGCACCTGAGGTGATTCTAG GACTTGGATGGAGTTATCCCTGTGATGTATGGAGTGTTGGCTGCATCTTGGTGGAATTATGCACG GGTGAGGCATTGTTTCAAACTCATGAGAATTTGGAGCACCTGGCAATGATGGAGAGGGTGCTTGGCCCATTGCCCCAGCACATGTTGAAGAGAGTAGA CCGACATGCGGAGAAGTATATTAGGAGAGGTAGATTGGATTGGCCAGATGGTGCTACCTCAAGAGAGAGTATTAAAGCTGTAACAAAGCTCCCTCGTCTTCAG AACCTGATAATGGAGCATGTTGATCATTCAGCTGGGGATCTCATTCATCTATTGCAGGGATTGCTTAGATATGATCCGTTAGATAGGTTGAAAGCTCGGGATGCCCTTAGACATCCCTTCTTTTCTAGGGATCATCTGAGGAGATGA
- the LOC142630713 gene encoding serine/threonine-protein kinase AFC2 isoform X2 has translation MGEGTFGQVLECWDRERKEMVAIKIVRGIKKYREAAMIEIEMLQQLGKHDKGGNRCVQIRNWFDYRNHICIVFEKLGPSLYDFLRKNNYRSFPIDLVREIGRQLLECVAFMHELRLIHTDLKPENILLVSSDYVKVPDYKDYKNSSRSPKDGSYFKRVPKSSAIKVIDFGSTTYERQEQTYIVSTRHYRAPEVILGLGWSYPCDVWSVGCILVELCTGEALFQTHENLEHLAMMERVLGPLPQHMLKRVDRHAEKYIRRGRLDWPDGATSRESIKAVTKLPRLQNLIMEHVDHSAGDLIHLLQGLLRYDPLDRLKARDALRHPFFSRDHLRR, from the exons ATGGGTGAAGGTACGTTTGGTCAGGTATTGGAGTGCTGGGatagagaaaggaaagaaatggTTGCCATCAAAATAGTCCGTGGAATCAAGAAGTATCGTGAAGCAGCTATGATAGAAATTGAAATGCTGCAACAACTTGGTAAACATGATAAAGGTGGCAACCG TTGTGTTCAAATACGGAACTGGTTTGACTATCGTAACCATATCTGTATT GTGTTTGAGAAGCTTGGACCAAGTTTATACGATTTTCTACGGAAAAACAATTATCGCTCATTTCCCATTGATCTTGTCCGTGAGATTGGCAGACAACTGTTGGAATGTGTTGCAT TTATGCATGAGTTGCGATTGATTCATACTGACTTGAAGCCAGAGAATATTCTTTTAGTATCATCGGATTATGTTAAAGTTCCTGATTACAAGGACTATAAG AATTCTTCTCGATCACCAAAGGATGGTTCATACTTTAAAAGAGTGCCAAAGTCAAGTGCCATTAAGGTGATTGATTTTGGTAGTACAACCTATGAACGTCAAGAGCAGACCTATATTGTATCCACACGACATTACCGTGCACCTGAGGTGATTCTAG GACTTGGATGGAGTTATCCCTGTGATGTATGGAGTGTTGGCTGCATCTTGGTGGAATTATGCACG GGTGAGGCATTGTTTCAAACTCATGAGAATTTGGAGCACCTGGCAATGATGGAGAGGGTGCTTGGCCCATTGCCCCAGCACATGTTGAAGAGAGTAGA CCGACATGCGGAGAAGTATATTAGGAGAGGTAGATTGGATTGGCCAGATGGTGCTACCTCAAGAGAGAGTATTAAAGCTGTAACAAAGCTCCCTCGTCTTCAG AACCTGATAATGGAGCATGTTGATCATTCAGCTGGGGATCTCATTCATCTATTGCAGGGATTGCTTAGATATGATCCGTTAGATAGGTTGAAAGCTCGGGATGCCCTTAGACATCCCTTCTTTTCTAGGGATCATCTGAGGAGATGA
- the LOC142631997 gene encoding phenylacetaldehyde oxime monooxygenase CYP71AN24-like, with amino-acid sequence MAFLSLLSQQWWQELHGVTKLALFLHTLLLPFLFLKLRKLGDKGKLNLPPSPPKLPIIGNLHQLGTLPHRSLRMLSSKYGPLMLLHLGHVPTLVVSSAEMAREMMKTHDIAFSNRPKTTAANIFSYGYTDVGFAPYGDYWRHTKKIVILQLLSLKKVQSFQFVREEEVTLLVNRIHACLSKGPINLSDMLLAISNNITSRCVLGSKFEEKDGKSTFGELSRKMMMQFTAFSFGDFFPSLGWMDNLTGLVASLKASLRAMDALFDQLIEEYKMLNVDEDKKDFMHGLLKLQKEDMLEIELTKENLKAVILDMFVAGTATTATLEWAMAELIKNPIMMKKAQEEVRRVVGRKSKLDETDITHLQYLKCIIKETLRLHAPAPLLASRETSTNVKLGAYDIPSKVTVYVNAWAIQRDPKLWDQPEEFLPERFNKNPVDFKGHDFQFIPFGSGRRGCPGMAFGSAAAEYVIANLLYHFNWELPGGEVMKDLDMSEVNGMTVHRKFPLLLVPTLYFPN; translated from the exons ATGGCTTTCCTATCATTACTGTCACAGCAATGGTGGCAAGAGCTTCATGGAGTGACAAAGTTGGCTCTTTTTCTTCATACTCTTCTCTTACCTTTCTTATTTCTAAAACTCCGAAAATTAGGTGACAAAGGCAAACTCAACTTGCCTCCATCACCTCCAAAGTTGCCAATAATAGGCAACCTCCACCAGCTTGGTACACTGCCTCACCGTTCTCTTCGAATGCTATCAAGTAAGTATGGCCCTCTAATGCTCTTGCACTTGGGCCATGTTCCAACTCTTGTGGTGTCATCTGCAGAGATGGCTAGAGAAATGATGAAAACCCATGATATTGCTTTCTCAAATAGACCAAAAACCACAGCTGCCAACATCTTTTCTTATGGATATACAGATGTGGGATTTGCACCCTATGGTGATTACTGGAGACATacgaaaaaaattgttattcttCAGCTTCTAAGCCTGAAAAAAGTGCAATCGTTTCAGTTTGTAAGGGAAGAAGAAGTAACACTACTTGTCAATCGGATACATGCATGTCTCAGTAAAGGTCCAATTAATCTGAGTGACATGTTGCTTGCTATTTCCAACAATATTACTTCAAGATGTGTTCTTGGAAGTAAGTTTGAGGAAAAAGATGGTAAGAGTACATTTGGAGAGTTATCAAGAAAGATGATGATGCAGTTTACGGCTTTTAGTTTTGGagatttctttccttctttgGGATGGATGGATAATTTAACAGGCTTGGTTGCAAGTTTGAAAGCATCTTTAAGAGCGATGGATGCATTATTTGATCAATTGATTGAAGAGTATAAGATGCTGAACGTGGATGAAGATAAGAAAGACTTCATGCATGGTCTCCTCAAACTTCAAAAGGAGGATATGCTTGAAATTGAGCTTACCAAGGAGAATCTCAAAGCAGTCATACTg GACATGTTTGTGGCAGGAACTGCAACTACTGCAACACTAGAATGGGCAATGGCAGAACTCATAAAAAATCCAATTATGATGAAGAAAGCCCAAGAAGAGGTAAGAAGAGTAGTGGGAAGGAAATCAAAACTAGATGAGACTGATATAACCCATTTGCAGTACTTGAAATGTATCATTAAAGAAACCTTGAGACTACATGCACCGGCTCCACTTTTGGCTTCTCGTGAAACTTCGACCAATGTTAAATTGGGAGCTTATGACATTCCTTCGAAGGTGACAGTTTATGTAAATGCATGGGCAATACAAAGGGACCCAAAACTATGGGACCAGCCAGAAGAGTTTCTACCGGAGAGGTTCAATAAGAACCCAGTTGATTTTAAAGGTCATGACTTCCAATTCATCCCATTTGGTAGTGGGAGAAGGGGTTGCCCAGGAATGGCATTTGGGAGTGCAGCGGCTGAATATGTGATTGCTAATCTTTTATACCATTTCAATTGGGAGTTGCCTGGTGGTGAAGTTATGAAGGACCTAGATATGAGCGAGGTTAATGGAATGACTGTTCATAGGAAATTTCCACTTCTCCTAGTACCAACTTTGTACTTTCCAAATTAA